The Longimicrobium sp. region GCCCTTCCGATGCCACTTCACCACCGCCGTCTGGCGTCACGTGCTCGTGCTGGTCTGCGGTACCCTGTTGGCGCCCGGACGACGAACGGTTGCCGCGGCGCTGCGGGTTATGGGCCTGGGCGAGGTGGCCGGCTTTGCCGTGTACCATCGGGTGCTGAGCCATGGGCAATGGTGTTCGCGGGCGCTCGCGCACCGTCTCCTGTTGCTGCTGGTCGCCGCCTTTGTCCCAAACGGCCCGGTGGTGATGGGCGTCGATGACAGCATCGAGCGGCGCTGGGGGGCGCGGATTGCGGCACGCGGGATCTACCGTGACCCGGTCCGCTCCAGCCGGGGCCACTTCGTCAAGGCGAGCGGCCTGCGCTGGCTCAGTGTCATGCTGCTGGCCCCGGTGCCCTGGGCTCGCTGCGTCTGGGGCCTGCCCTTCCTGACCGTGCTGGCGCCCTCCGAGCGTTACGCGGCCAAGCAAGGCAAGCGGCACAAGAAGCTGACTGACTGGAGCCGGCAGGCGCTGCTGCAGGTCGCGCGCTGGCTACCAGGGCGGCGGCTCATCGCAGTGGCCGACAGCAGCTTCTCGGTCGTCGCCCTGCTGCGTGACCTCGCGCCGCACCTGACCGTAGTCACCCGCCTGCGTCTCGATGCTCGCCTGTACGACCCACCCCCGCCGCGCCGGCCGCGGCGGCGAGGTCGGCCGCCAGTCCAAGGGGCACGGCAGCCCAGCCCGGCCGAGCGCTTGCGCGACCGGCGCACGTGTTGGCGCCGGGTTGTCGTTGATGGCTGGTATGGCCGCCGTACCCGCCGGCTCGATATCGCCACCGGCACCGCACTCTGGTCTCACCGCGGCGCACGGGTGGCGATCCGTTGGGTGCTGGTGCGCGACCCGAGTGGCGAGAAGGAGCCGCAGGCCTTCCTCTGCACCGACCAGCAGGCCGCGCCGGTCGACATCCTGCGCTGGTTCGTTCGCCGCTGGCGAATCGAGACCACCTTCGAGGAGGCTCGTCGTCACCTCGGGATGGAAACCCAGAGGCAGTGGTCCGACCTGGCCATCCTGCGCA contains the following coding sequences:
- a CDS encoding IS701 family transposase, with the protein product MTPSVVPALLDGWMQPFRCHFTTAVWRHVLVLVCGTLLAPGRRTVAAALRVMGLGEVAGFAVYHRVLSHGQWCSRALAHRLLLLLVAAFVPNGPVVMGVDDSIERRWGARIAARGIYRDPVRSSRGHFVKASGLRWLSVMLLAPVPWARCVWGLPFLTVLAPSERYAAKQGKRHKKLTDWSRQALLQVARWLPGRRLIAVADSSFSVVALLRDLAPHLTVVTRLRLDARLYDPPPPRRPRRRGRPPVQGARQPSPAERLRDRRTCWRRVVVDGWYGRRTRRLDIATGTALWSHRGARVAIRWVLVRDPSGEKEPQAFLCTDQQAAPVDILRWFVRRWRIETTFEEARRHLGMETQRQWSDLAILRTTPALLALFSLVTLWASQLAVERGPVLECVRWYPKPLPTFSEALALVRRELWTTQISATSPSTGTSLNASAALISRLLLVVCRPP